A genome region from Bifidobacterium coryneforme includes the following:
- a CDS encoding ABC transporter ATP-binding protein produces the protein MGNIELSVSNLTVRIKNKTILSHLSLEVEEGAFHGVIGPNGAGKTTLFTVLQGLQKPTEGTVSVLGKAPYPRNLALLRQIGIQPQQSSFFPKTTLVEHLTAVADIYQVPRSRVDDLVDALKLNHVASNKVESLSGGERQRLAIATAVIHRPRLLFLDEPTAALDPESRHDLVGLLKSNQQLAATVLYTTHHLDEAERLCSMVSILADKHILVTASPSRLIAQAEMESTILLPNALDQADHVVHLVGSDYVKVTPDGLSVRTRDTGVTFAKLVDSGINTSQAQVKDGRLEDVYLRLLEKENVE, from the coding sequence GATTCTCTCTCATCTCTCATTGGAGGTTGAAGAAGGGGCCTTCCACGGGGTCATCGGGCCCAATGGTGCGGGAAAGACAACGCTGTTCACTGTCTTGCAGGGATTGCAAAAGCCGACCGAGGGAACGGTATCGGTTCTGGGCAAGGCACCCTATCCGCGGAACCTGGCCTTGCTTCGTCAAATAGGTATCCAGCCGCAGCAGTCCTCCTTCTTCCCCAAAACAACGCTCGTTGAGCACCTTACTGCGGTGGCGGATATCTACCAGGTGCCCCGGTCTCGTGTGGACGATCTGGTTGATGCGCTGAAACTGAATCATGTGGCATCCAACAAGGTTGAATCACTATCCGGCGGTGAACGGCAGAGATTGGCTATCGCCACGGCTGTCATCCATCGTCCTCGTCTGCTCTTTTTGGATGAGCCGACTGCCGCCCTCGACCCCGAGTCACGCCACGATCTTGTGGGCCTGCTCAAATCGAATCAGCAATTGGCCGCCACGGTTCTTTACACGACGCACCATCTGGATGAGGCGGAGCGGTTGTGCAGCATGGTCTCGATCTTGGCTGATAAGCATATTCTCGTGACGGCCAGTCCCAGCAGGCTTATTGCGCAAGCGGAGATGGAGTCAACCATCCTTCTTCCAAATGCCTTGGATCAGGCCGATCATGTGGTTCACCTCGTAGGAAGTGACTATGTAAAGGTCACACCCGACGGTTTATCAGTGCGTACCCGGGATACTGGAGTTACCTTCGCGAAATTGGTTGATTCCGGAATCAATACAAGCCAGGCGCAAGTCAAGGATGGGCGTCTTGAGGATGTCTATCTTCGCCTGCTCGAAAAGGAGAACGTCGAATGA
- a CDS encoding ABC transporter ATP-binding protein produces the protein MDETPLTLDNVSFHYASGGLGINDVSLACRTGSWTALMGPSGAGKSTFLYCASGLLPIESGVVSIAGRNLSGMRESDLTRMRRDHIGFVFQDYNLVDAFTCLQNVMLTALFGGPSIKKENALRALSLVGLGDFADSYPADISGGQRQRVAIARALASQPDIIFADEPTGALDSRSASLVLDSFEAVVEQGRTVLMVTHDPNVAARAHRVVFLKDGQVDSICEGYDAERLAMHLADMTSTTAGRQVQ, from the coding sequence ATGGATGAAACTCCGCTGACCCTCGATAATGTTTCTTTTCACTATGCCTCGGGCGGTCTTGGCATTAACGATGTGTCTCTGGCCTGCAGGACTGGTTCGTGGACGGCTTTGATGGGTCCATCAGGGGCAGGGAAATCGACTTTCCTTTACTGCGCTTCCGGCCTGTTGCCGATAGAAAGTGGAGTGGTTTCAATTGCTGGCAGGAATCTGTCCGGCATGCGTGAATCCGATCTGACGCGGATGCGGCGGGACCATATCGGATTCGTGTTCCAGGACTACAACCTGGTTGATGCTTTTACCTGCTTGCAGAATGTCATGTTGACAGCACTGTTTGGTGGCCCGTCCATTAAGAAGGAGAATGCTCTTCGAGCCTTATCGCTGGTAGGGCTGGGTGATTTTGCTGACTCGTATCCCGCAGACATTTCGGGTGGGCAGCGTCAGCGTGTGGCAATTGCCCGGGCTTTGGCTTCACAGCCGGACATTATTTTTGCTGACGAACCTACTGGAGCCCTGGACAGTCGAAGCGCCTCATTGGTCCTCGACTCTTTCGAGGCCGTGGTGGAACAAGGGCGTACCGTCCTGATGGTTACGCATGACCCTAACGTGGCGGCCAGGGCCCACCGTGTCGTCTTTTTAAAAGACGGCCAAGTGGATTCAATCTGCGAGGGGTACGATGCCGAACGTCTGGCCATGCACTTGGCTGATATGACATCCACAACGGCCGGGAGGCAAGTGCAATGA
- a CDS encoding ABC transporter permease yields the protein MNSFRTLFKLMFHYDLRDWSTMVFTFLFPVALLLVLVLSFKSFVHGVDIVSQISANVIAFGAAYVGIFSGASHIATWHENGMLRTVRNFPLSSNVIIFSQAVVGIVVLLAQAVVLVIMGMIMGMALKPTFLSGLLPLVLGYLLFFFLGVIIALIIPSIAGVSIFANIIILPLGFIGGAMMPVWMLPSWVQTIAPYTPLYHMREALSMMLIGSGTWTHAWIGLLYLAVGCIPLGLISVYGFRWK from the coding sequence ATGAACAGCTTCAGAACCCTATTCAAGTTGATGTTCCACTATGATCTTCGCGACTGGTCCACGATGGTTTTCACCTTCCTCTTCCCTGTAGCATTGCTATTGGTTTTGGTCCTGTCTTTTAAGAGCTTCGTTCATGGAGTTGATATCGTCAGTCAAATCAGCGCCAATGTCATTGCATTTGGCGCAGCCTACGTGGGTATTTTCTCGGGTGCTTCGCACATTGCTACCTGGCACGAGAATGGCATGCTTCGGACGGTCCGCAATTTCCCCCTATCCTCGAATGTGATTATCTTCTCCCAGGCCGTGGTGGGTATCGTCGTCCTGCTGGCCCAGGCTGTGGTGCTTGTAATCATGGGAATGATCATGGGGATGGCGCTGAAACCGACGTTTTTGTCGGGATTGCTCCCTCTGGTTCTTGGCTACCTCCTGTTCTTTTTCTTGGGCGTCATCATCGCCCTGATAATTCCCTCCATTGCAGGCGTATCCATCTTTGCGAACATCATTATTCTGCCCCTGGGCTTTATCGGCGGAGCCATGATGCCTGTATGGATGTTGCCGTCTTGGGTGCAGACCATTGCACCGTATACGCCCTTGTATCACATGAGGGAGGCACTGTCGATGATGCTGATCGGGTCGGGCACCTGGACTCATGCCTGGATCGGACTCCTGTACCTCGCCGTGGGTTGCATTCCATTGGGGCTCATCTCTGTGTACGGTTTCCGCTGGAAATAA
- a CDS encoding ABC transporter permease: MSVTVCLTSLLFCSTLQVYMAGRMQDGIGKMESMHTLRRLMAETPYRNVVMISTVSVLCIGLISIFLVLASVSFLVQDRRREFGMMRLNGASRTRIMVMELCEFALPLALANIVGSLLGSVLAVPMGKAFSGPSEFPGSGVSFDLRVRPSVTVLSFAFMMVVCLLGVWLAIRKLNKVSPLGLMAQESAKGAKKMGKLRIVISCPLVLLSLFVGFAPISLPLDMRCMLLVILVICTVYAASPLLVAGSVSLLGLIPEKLASGPGILARQRARRETAGSTAVALPVMMVLTIVISFLAVFQAGSIGGNMLNLQPLKADVIVSSDTEESFDELSSTIRDLGGEVRGADIYTTQTWAVENPSGAFQVAWQNGTDGLVGDGARRATAPEAVEGSLSDLGPGKIAVSNQNTDYRLGDKVTLIDRSDKRYQLTVAAIVRPPEGTPPLPMDFLSSADGLPHAGEEEQVLALISASSPSAISDITKAIRGAGIKGMSVETRSAFIDRFLQHGVSSQHALSVMIVGGTALAIIFLLQSIAIALSERQGQNRRLYQIGVSRQSIVWSAVLETGVNILAGALIAVVAICVVVAAVALAFSGIGLSVAYTPIPLGPFCLVGFLLLVIGVAATLMVSYGTLKSAGAN; this comes from the coding sequence ATGTCCGTGACAGTGTGCCTGACCTCTCTTCTGTTCTGCTCGACCTTGCAGGTTTATATGGCGGGCAGAATGCAGGACGGCATCGGGAAAATGGAATCCATGCATACCCTGCGCCGTCTCATGGCAGAAACGCCATATCGGAATGTCGTTATGATATCCACGGTGTCTGTGCTGTGCATAGGATTGATTTCCATCTTCCTCGTTCTTGCCTCAGTCTCCTTCCTGGTGCAGGACCGTAGGCGAGAGTTCGGAATGATGCGGCTTAATGGGGCCAGTCGGACAAGAATCATGGTGATGGAGCTGTGTGAATTCGCCTTGCCTTTGGCCCTTGCGAACATTGTAGGGTCCTTGCTCGGGTCTGTCCTGGCTGTTCCTATGGGAAAGGCGTTTTCGGGCCCTTCGGAGTTTCCTGGCTCGGGAGTGAGCTTTGATTTGAGGGTTCGTCCGTCAGTTACTGTTCTGTCCTTTGCTTTCATGATGGTCGTCTGCCTGCTGGGAGTGTGGCTGGCAATACGAAAGCTGAATAAAGTGTCACCGCTCGGGCTGATGGCGCAAGAGTCTGCCAAGGGCGCCAAAAAGATGGGCAAGCTTCGAATTGTCATTTCCTGCCCACTGGTTCTGCTTTCCTTGTTCGTCGGTTTCGCTCCGATCTCCTTGCCTCTTGATATGCGCTGTATGCTGCTGGTCATCTTGGTAATCTGCACTGTTTATGCAGCTTCCCCTCTTCTTGTGGCTGGTTCGGTTTCGCTGCTCGGTTTGATTCCGGAAAAGCTGGCCAGTGGGCCGGGGATTTTGGCTCGTCAGCGGGCCAGAAGGGAGACGGCCGGTTCTACGGCAGTCGCCTTGCCTGTCATGATGGTTTTGACGATCGTGATTTCTTTCCTGGCGGTCTTCCAGGCCGGTTCCATAGGAGGAAACATGTTAAACCTGCAGCCGCTTAAAGCGGATGTGATCGTAAGCTCTGACACCGAAGAAAGCTTCGACGAGCTGTCATCGACCATACGGGACCTGGGTGGTGAAGTCCGTGGAGCCGATATCTATACAACCCAAACCTGGGCCGTGGAGAATCCCTCAGGAGCATTCCAGGTGGCCTGGCAGAACGGTACGGATGGGCTGGTCGGAGACGGTGCGAGGAGGGCTACCGCCCCCGAGGCGGTCGAAGGAAGCCTGTCTGACCTGGGCCCCGGAAAAATTGCCGTGTCGAACCAAAACACCGATTACCGGCTGGGTGACAAGGTTACCTTGATTGATCGCAGTGATAAACGTTATCAATTGACCGTGGCTGCCATCGTCAGGCCGCCCGAGGGTACGCCCCCTCTGCCTATGGACTTCCTGTCCTCAGCTGACGGACTACCTCATGCCGGCGAGGAGGAGCAGGTCTTAGCGCTTATCTCCGCGTCCTCGCCATCGGCAATCAGTGATATAACCAAAGCAATTCGTGGTGCCGGAATCAAGGGAATGTCGGTGGAAACCCGATCTGCTTTTATAGATCGGTTCTTACAGCATGGCGTCTCAAGTCAGCACGCGCTGTCCGTTATGATTGTCGGCGGTACAGCACTCGCAATCATCTTCCTGCTTCAGTCGATAGCCATAGCCCTCTCCGAGCGGCAGGGGCAAAATCGGAGACTCTATCAAATTGGGGTATCACGGCAGTCCATCGTTTGGTCGGCTGTCCTGGAGACAGGCGTGAACATCCTTGCCGGTGCTTTAATCGCTGTGGTTGCTATATGCGTGGTTGTGGCGGCGGTAGCCTTGGCCTTTAGCGGTATAGGCCTGTCTGTTGCTTATACGCCAATTCCTCTAGGGCCGTTCTGCCTGGTCGGATTCCTGCTGCTGGTCATCGGCGTCGCCGCGACTCTCATGGTCTCATATGGCACCTTGAAATCCGCTGGGGCAAATTAG